A region of the Geomonas subterranea genome:
CGCCAGAAAAGTTCGCCGCCGTTTTCGGCCGCTGCCGGGAACTGGGGCTGCACCTCGTGGCGCACGCCGGGGAGGAGGGGCCGGCGCGGTACATATCGGACGCGCTGGACCTGTTGAAGGCGGAAAGGATCGACCACGGGGTGCGTTGCCTGGAAGACCCGGCGCTGGTCGCACGTCTGGCCGCGGAGGGGGTCGCGCTGACGGTGTGCCCGCTGTCGAACGTGAAACTGAAGGTGTTTCCGGAACTGTGCCGGCACAACATCGGCGAACTGCTCGCCCGGGGGATCGTCGCCACCATAAACTCCGACGATCCAGCCTACTTCGGGGGATATCTCAACGAGAACTTCACGGCGATTTTCGAGGCGCTCCCGGAACTTGGGGCGGGGGAGGCGTACCGTTTGGCGCGCAACAGCTTCGAGGCCAGCTTCGTCCCTGAGGAGACGCGGAAAGGGTGGATTGAAGGGCTCGACTCCTTCTTCGCCGGTTGTTGTGCCAGGTGAGCCAAGCTGTGACGGCATGGGGCTACGTGCCGGTGGAGGCTGTCGCAAAGGGGGGGACATGACAGCGGGTAAGTCTTTAAAGGGACAGAACCGCTTTCCGGTCTTCTCCGGAGAACCAGATGAAAGAGCCGTAGGGCCGGCATTGCCGGGCCCTACGGCTCCTTTTCGTTATGCCGCGGATGCCGCGCTGCACCTGCACCGTTAAACCCTGCGCAGCTTGACGTTCTCCTCTTCCTTACCCAGTATCTGCTGCTTCTTGCCGATCGCGCGCAGCAGGGAGTTGCAGTTATCCACCAGTTGCTCCAGCTGTCCTCCCTTTCCGTAGACCTGGGTGTAGAAGATGTTTTCCATGATGTGCATCCTGCCGAGGTTGCTGCTCGCCCGGCGCATCTGCATGGTCATCGACCACTGCATCTGTTGCAGCTTCAATGTTTTCTCCGGTGTCCTCGCGGCGCATGCCCTCTTTAAAGCCTCGTCCGCCAGTTCGTCGAACAGGGCGGGATCCTCCTTATATAGTTCCCGCAACTCATCCGGGGTATAGGATGTAAATTCTTTTTTGGTACTCATGACACGCTCCTTCTCCTTGCATAACAATAAAAGTTGTGACAGAGGTGGTGATTGAGTTTTTCTAATTGTGTACTAAACCCGCAAATTTTTCCAGCAAATTGTGTATACGGCGGGAGGGGTGGGACAGTAACACAATCCGGCCGGATTTTCCAATGCTCATCACCATATCCTCCAATGCTCATCACCATATCCGCCCTCCATGCCCCCCCGACTGCCGACGGCAGGCTGCAGGGCGGACCGGCTCACGGCGTCACGGAGGGCGGGGCAGCGTTTGATCTGCCTCCCGGATTTCTTCGCGCTGCCGTGTTCGCGCCAATAACCTTGCAATTAGGAGCGAGATTTCTTAACATTAAGCTGTGTAAATATTGATTCGAGCCTAGCAGTTCAACGAACGGCGAAAAGGAGGCTGCCATGGCGGATAAAGGTGAAAGGAGTATTGGCGAACTGGTGTCCGAGTTGACCGGGGAGGTGCGTCTGCTTTTCCGGCAGGAACTGGACCTTTTCACGGCGGAGATGAAAGAGAAGGTGGTTGCGCTGGCTAAGGATGCCGCCGCCATCGGGGTAGGCGGGGTTCTTCTCTACACGGGTCTCCTGGTGCTCGTTGCTGCTGTTGTTCTGGGCCTTGCTACGGTGATGCCCGCGTGGGGTGCTGCGCTCCTGGTGGCTTTCGGGTTGATCGCAACCGGAGCGGTGCTGGTCCTTAAGGGCGGCAAGAACGCTAAGGAGATGGATGCGAAGCCCGAGCAGACGGTTGGGGCTTTGAAGGAGACGGTACAATGGGCGAAAACGTTAAAGTTGACGAGCAGTCGCCGGAGAGGATTCGCGAACAAATCCGGCATACGGAAAGCGATATAACGCAAACGGTACAGACCCTCGAGCAGAGACTATCCCTGCGGTCCTTGAAGCGCCGCGGGCTGCGGAAGGCGGAGCTGTTCGGCTGGCAGGGTATCGCCAAAGCGCTCGAAATGGCCCAGAGGACCTCGGTGCAGGTTGCACTGGTGGGAGGGAGCGCGCTGCTGATGCTGTTTGCGAACAGGCGGGTGCGCGACAAAGTTGCCTTTAGCCGGAAACCGGTCGTGGAGGTGCATCCTGGCCAGGCGGCGGCGCGCGCGGCCGGGGCGAGTGCGCTCTGGCTGTTGGTGCGAAAACTTGGTCTCGGTAAAGACGCGCCCCGCGCGAAACATCCGGTGTCGGGACTGGCCCTGGCGGCTACCGTCGCCAAGGCTTTCCTGAGCGGCAAGCGGGCCTCGGAGAAAAGCGGCAGCACCCGTGAGGGGAAGAAGGTGGCGTGGCGCGGGGTGGCAACGAGTATCGGAGCGGCTCTCGGGAATTACTGGTACACCCACAAGACCCGCAGGGCCTAAAGATTCGCAGGGCCTAAAGACCCACAGGGCCTAAAGAGCAAAGGAGGATGTCATGAGAAGACATGCAAGCACCACGGCTGAGGTAGTCAGCTTCTCCGCGGGGGCATTGGTAGGCGCCGGGCTGGCCCTGCTGTACGCCCCGAAGACCGGGAGCGAGATGAGGGAGAAAGTATCCGACGTGACCGGGGATGCTATATCCAGGATGAAGGGGCTCACCACCGAGGTTCAGGACAAGCTGAACAAAAACCTGCGCAAAGGGCGCGAGTACGCAGAGGAAAAGGTGTCGGAGTTATCATCAAATATTGAGGAAAGGGAACAGTATCACTAATGCCGGTGTTCGGCCGGCTGTTCACCGAAGCGGGCTGTCCGGCAACGGACAGCCTTTTTTAAATTGCGCGCGCGGAGCATGAAGGAGACAGGTGCAAAGCAGGTTGACGGGGAAGCTTGCCTGTGACACAGTAGCTGCCGGCCTGAAGCCGGTGCTTCGCATTGTTTGCATTACGACGAACGTCATGTACCATCTGTTGAACCTGTGCCATCTCTACCTCTTAAGCGGGTCTCTATGACAAGTTCATCCTTTTTCATGTCCAGCGAGCTGTCGCTAAAGTCAATGTTGTTAGCCGCCGTGGTACTGCTGGCATCATGGTGCCGTCCCTGCCATGCCGAGCCGCTGGAGATCACCCCCTTTCATACCTTCAACCAGAGCCCTCTGGTCCAGATATACGGGCTGCCCGCCGCGGAAAGCGCCGTCGTGCAGCCGGCGGGAAAGGGGTGGACGCTGCTTGCCGTCGATGTCGCCAACAGTTACCTGAAGCGGGAAACGGCGCGCGAGGAGCTCTTTTTGGACGGCGAAGGGGAGCGGATCACCCTGGCGCTCCGCTACGGCGTCGCCAGCAGGATGGAACTGGGGATGGATCTTCCCCTGGTCGCCTATAACGGGGGGGTCTTCGACGGTTTCATCGAGGA
Encoded here:
- a CDS encoding phage holin family protein; this translates as MADKGERSIGELVSELTGEVRLLFRQELDLFTAEMKEKVVALAKDAAAIGVGGVLLYTGLLVLVAAVVLGLATVMPAWGAALLVAFGLIATGAVLVLKGGKNAKEMDAKPEQTVGALKETVQWAKTLKLTSSRRRGFANKSGIRKAI
- a CDS encoding DUF3135 domain-containing protein, whose protein sequence is MSTKKEFTSYTPDELRELYKEDPALFDELADEALKRACAARTPEKTLKLQQMQWSMTMQMRRASSNLGRMHIMENIFYTQVYGKGGQLEQLVDNCNSLLRAIGKKQQILGKEEENVKLRRV
- a CDS encoding YtxH domain-containing protein produces the protein MRRHASTTAEVVSFSAGALVGAGLALLYAPKTGSEMREKVSDVTGDAISRMKGLTTEVQDKLNKNLRKGREYAEEKVSELSSNIEEREQYH